The genomic interval GCCCCGCGCGCCCGCCGCCCGGTCTATGCCGGCCCGGCGGCGGGCTGGGTCGACACGCCGGTCTACGACCGCGCCAGCCTGCCCGCCGGCTTCTCCCTGGCCGGCCCCTGCGTCGTGGAGGAGATGAGCGCCACCACCCTGGTGCTGCCGGGCCAGAGCCTGCGGGTCGATCCGCTGGGCACCCTCGTCATCGCCATTCCCGCCGCCGTCTGACCCCGGACCGCCATGCCCGATTCAGCCTCCCCCACACACATCGCCCCCGACCCCATCGCCCCGGACCCCATCGCCATGGAGGTCTTCTCCAACCGGCTGCTGTCCATCGTGGAGGAGATGGGACACACGCTGATCCGCTCCTCCTTCTCCACCAACATCAAGGAGCGCAAGGACTGCTCGGTGGCGATGTTCGACGCCGCCGGGCGGCTGATCGCCCAGGCGTCGCACGTCCCGCTGCATCTCGGCTCGCTGGCCGGCGGCGTGCGGGCAGTGCTGGCGCGCTACCCGCTGGAGGCGATGCGGCCCGGCGACGCCTTCATCGGCAACGACGCCTATCTGGCCGGCGGCACCCACGCGCCGGACATCGGCATCGTGACGCCGGTCTTCGTCGAGGGCCGGGTGCGCTTCCTTGCCGCCAACTGCGGCCACCATTCCGACGTCGGCGGCAGCGTGCCGGGATCGACCTCCCACACCGCGCGCAGCGTGTTCGAGGAGGGCATCCGCCTGCCGGTCCTGCGCATCCGGCGCGGCGGCGAGATCGACACCGACCTGCTGGAGATGATCGCCCACAACACCCGCGACTTCGAGGAGCGGGTGCTCGACCTCAAGGTCCAGATCGCCACCAACGACCGCGGGGCGGCGCTGATGACCGAGCTGGCCGGGCGGATGGGAATGGCGGCGGTGGAGCGGGCGATCGACGATCTGCTGGCCTACACCGCGCGCCGCCTGCGCCGCCGCATCGCCGAGACCGGCGACAACCAGGGCAGCTTCACCACCTGGCTGGACGACGACGGCTACGGCGGCGACCCGGTGCCGGTGCGGGCCACCGTGACCATCCGGGGGGAGCGGCTGACGGTGGATTTCACCGGCTCCGGCCCCGAGGCGCGCGGCAGCTTCAACATGCCGCGCAACGCGCTGGAGGCCAGCGTCTACTACGCCGTCAAGGCGATGCTCGACCCCGAGCTGATGCCCAACCAGGGCATGGTCGAGGCGATCGGCATCACCGCGCCGGAGGGCACCATCACCAACCCGCGCTTCCCCGCCGCCGTCGGGTCGCGGGCCAACACGGCGCAGCGGGTCGCCGGGGCCGTGGTCGGCGCCTTCTGCCGTTTCCTGCCGCCGGAGCGGCGGGTGGCCTCGGGCAACGACGTGATGTCCACCATCGTCTTCTCCGGCCCGGCCCGGCGCGGCGGCCACCGCTTCGTCTACATCGAGACGGTGGGCGGCGGGGCCGGGGCGCAGCCCGACGCCGACGGCACCGACGGCACCCACGTCCACGTCACCAACACCTCCAACCTGCCGGCGGAGGCGCTGGAGCGCGAATACCCGCTGCTGGTCGAGGAGTACGCGCTGGTGCCCGACAGCGGCGGCGCCGGGGAATTCCGCGGCGGCATGGGCATCGCCCGGCAGATCCGCTCGCTGGACGACCGGGTGGTCTGCCACGCCCGGCTGGACGGCGCCCGCCGCGGCCCGGCGGGGCTGGAGGGAGGGCGGCCCGGCGGGCTGAGCCGGGTCGTTCTGGACCATGGCCGGCTGGAGGAGACGGCGGCCCCGCCGAAGATCGTCAACCACCCGCTGGCCGCCGGGCGCTCCCTGCGCATCGAGACGCCGGGCGCCGGCGGCTACGGCCCGCCGGAACGGCGCCGGACGGAGCGCGTCGCCCGCGACCTCGCCGACGGCCGGATCACCCCCGCCGCCGCCCTGGCCGACTACGGCCACGCCGAATCCACGTCCACCGGAGGGTTCCGATCATGACCATCACGCGCCGCGCGGTGACGCGCGGTCTTGCCGGGCTGGCGCTGGCCGCCCCCTTCGTCCGCTCCGCCGCCGCGCAGGAGCGGACCGTCACGCTGGCCTCCTTCAGCGGCGTGTTCCAGGAGAACTACCGCGCCGCGGTGGTCGAGCCCTTCAAGGCCGCCCATCCCGGCATCGCCGTGGAGTATGTCGGGCTGCGCAACTCGGCGGAGACGCTGGGCACCCTGCGCGCCCAGCGCAACGCGCCGCAGACCGACGTGGTGCTGCTCGACATGATCTCGGCGAAGGCGGCGAGCGCGGAGGGGCTGTTCGAACCGATCCCCCGCGATTCCCTGCCGTCGCTGGCCGACCTCGACCCCGGCGCCTTCCTGCCGGGGGTCGCCGGGCCGGCGGCCAGCGCCGACCATCTGGTGCTGCTCCACGCGCCGGACCGGGTGAGCCCCGCCCCGACCTCCTGGCGCGACCTGTGGCGGGAGGAGAACCGGCGCCGCATCGCCTTCGCCGGCGTGCCGGACCTGGCCGGCGTGGCGCTGGTGCTGATCGCCAACCGGCTGGCCGGGCAGGACGACTACCGGCAGGGCGTTGAGAAGGGGATCGCGCTGGTCGGCGACCTCGCCCCCAACGTGCTGTCCTTCGATCCGAAGCCCGACGCCTACGCCTTCATCGTCAACGGCACGGCGGCGCTGGGGCTCGGCTGGAACGGCCGCGCCCAGCTCTACGCCCGCCAGTCGCCGGGCCGCATCGCCTCGCTGGTGCCGGCGGAGGGCTCGGTGGCGATCAAGCACAGCATCAACCTCGTCCAGGGCGCGCCGCAGCGCGAGGCGGCGCGGCTGTTCATCGACTACGCGCTGGGGGCGCAGGCGCAGGGGGCGGTCGCCGACCGGCTGTTCCTGTCGCCGATGAACCGCCGGGCGGTAGTGGCCGAGGCGACGCGCGACCGCATCGTGCGACCCGAGCAGACCGCTGATTGGCTGCCCGTGGACTGGCTGGAGTTGGGACCGCTGCGCGAGCGCATCCACGAGGCGTGGCGCCGCGGCGTGATCGCCCGCGGATGAGCGCGCCCCAAACCCTCGTTCCCTTGGCCCTGGACCGGCTGGCGAAGCGCTACGGCGCCGCAGCGCCCGCCCTGGAGGCGCTGTCGTTGGACGTCGCGGGCGGGGAGCTGCTCGGCCTGATCGGCCCGTCCGGCTGCGGCAAGACGACGGCGCTGCGCCTGATCGCCGGGCTGACCCCGGCCAGCGGCGGGCGGGTGCTGGTCGGCGGGCGGGACATCACCGCCCTGCCCGCCCACGCCCGCGGCATCGGCCTGGTGTTCCAGAACTACGCGCTGTTCCCGCACATGACGGTGGCGGACAACGTGGCCTTCGGCCTGCGCATGCGCGGCCTGCCGGCGGCGGAGCGGCGCGCCCGCACGGCGGAGGCGCTGGCGATGGTGCGGCTGTCCCATCTCGGCGGACGCAAGCCGCGCGCGCTGTCCGGCGGCCAGCAGCAGCGCGTGGCGCTGGCGCGCGCCCTGGCGATCCGGCCGACCCTGCTCCTGCTGGACGAGCCGCTGTCCAACCTGGACGCCGGGCTGCGGGCGGAGCTTCTGGCCGAGATCCGGGCGCTCCAGCGGCGGCTCGGCATCACCGCCCTGTTCGTCACCCACGACCAGGGGGAGGCGCTGGCCGTCTGCGACCGCATCGCCGTGCTGCGCGACGGCCGGCTGGAGCAGGTCGGCACCCCGCGGGAGGTCCACGACCGTCCGGCCAGCGGTTTCGTTGCCGGCTTCGTCGGGCGGACCAACCGCATCCCGGCGGAACGGCTGGCCGGCGGCGCGCTGCGCGTCGGCGGAACCCTGCTGCCGGTGGCATCGGACGGTCCCGCCGGGCCGGTCGCCCTGTTCGTCCGCCCGCACCGCATCCGTGTCGGAGCGGCCGGATGCGCGGGCGGCCTTCCGGCTGTGCTGCGCGGCACGGCCTTCCTCGGCGACCGCATCGCCCTGTCGCTGGAGGTCGGCGGCGTGCCCGTCACGGTGGACTGGCCGGTGGAGGCCGCCCCTCCGGCGCCGGGGGCGGCCCTGGCGCCGGCCCTGGCGCCGGGGGAAACCGTGGCGCTGTCCTGGGACCCCGCCGACATGGCGGTCTTCGCCGCGACCGGCCCGGCGGACGCTCCACCATGACCGCTCCCCGCCCCCTGTCCCTGGCCGGGCTGGTCCTTCCGGCGCTGGCCGTCAACCTGCTGGCCTTCCTGTGGCCGATGCTGACGCTCGCCGGCTACGCCTTCCGCGAGGGGGCCGCCGGGGGCGTGGTCGGCGACGGCTGGACCCTGGCGAGCTGGGGCAAGGTGCTGGGCGACGGCTGGTACGCCGCGGTGGCGCTGCGCACGGCGGGGCTGGCGGCCGGGGTGGCGGCGCTGTGCCTGCTCGCCTCCTATCCGCTCGCCCTGTTCATCCACCGCAGCCCGCCGCCCTGGCGCAACCGGCTGGTGGTGGTCTGCGTGGCGCCGCTGCTGCTGTCCGCGGTGGTGCGCACCTACGGCTGGATTCTCATCCTGGGCGACCGGGGATTCCTGCCCGGCCTGCTGCGCCCGCTGGGGATCGAGCCGCCGCCGCTGGTCTTCAACACGACCGGGGTGGTGATCGGGCTGGTCGAGATCCTGATGCCCTACATGATCCTGTCGCTTCTGGCCGGTTTCGGGCGCGTCCTGCCGGAGTACGAGGAGGCCGCCGCCAGCCTGGGCGCGCCGCCCCTCGCGGTGTTCCGGCACGTCGTGCTGCCGCTGAGCGCGCCGGGGGCGCTGCTCGGCCTGCTGCTGACCTTCGTGCTGACGGTCGGCAGCTTCGTGACGCCGAAGCTGCTGGGCGGCGGGCGGGTGCCGCTGGTCGCGACCGAGATCCAGGACCAGGCGGCGGTGACCCTGGACTGGCCGGTGGCGGCGGTGCTGTCGCTGCTGACCCTGCTGCTGTTCGGCGCGCTGGTCGCCGCCTATGGCGCCGTCGCCCGGCGGATCGAGGAGGCGGCGCGATGACGGGCGCAGTGACAGGGGCGGTGACCGGCTCGATCCTGCGGGTCCTGCACGGGCTGCTGGTTGCGGCGCTGGCGGCCTTCCTGCTGGCGCCGGTCCTGCTGGTCTTTCCCATGTCGCTGTCGGCGGACGCCGACCTGTCCTGGCCGCCCTCGGGCTGGAGCCTGCGCTGGTACGCCGCCCTGCTGGCGGACGACGCGATGATCGCGGCGCTCGGCAACAGCCTGCTGCTGGCGGCGGCGGTGACCGCGCTGGCCCTGCTGATCGCCTTTCCCGCGGCGCTGGCCCTGGCGCGCGGGCGGCTGGCGGCGCTGGCCGTGCTGCTGACCCTGCCGCTTCTGCTGCCCTCCATCGTGCTCGGGCTGGCGCTGCTGGTCCTGTTCGTCCGGCTGGGGCTGGTGGGAAGCTGGCCGGGCATGGCCGTGGCCCATCTGCTGATCACCCTGCCCTACGCGCTGCGGGTGCTGGAGACGGCGCTGCGCGCCCTTCCCCCCGGCGTGGAGGAGGCCGCGGCCAGCCTGGGCGCCCGCCCGGCGGCGGTGGCGCTGCGCATCACCCTGCCGCTGGTGGCACCCGGCCTCGCCGCCGCCGCCATCCTGGTCTTCCTGGTGTCCTTCGACGAGGTGGTGGTCTCGCTGTTCGTCGCCGGGCCGCGGCTGACCACCCTGCCGGTCGCGCTCTACCGCCATGTGGAGAGCCGCAGCGACCCGCTGGTGGCGGCGGTGGCGGCCCTGCTGGTGCTGGGCACGCTGGCTCTGGTGATCGCCCTGGAGCGGCTGGTCGGGCTGCGCCGCGCGCTTGGCGAGAAGGCGGAGGGCGGCAAGGCGGAGGGCGATAAGGCGGAGGGGGGTGGCCCGTGAGGGGACCGAACCGCCTACTTGCGCCGCCCCGCCGGGCGCCGGGCGCCGGGCACATCTCCGGACGCGGCGGTGATGTCGCCGATCAGCACCGACAGCTCGGCGGCCATGTCGCGCAGCATCGGCCCGACCTCCGCCCGGATCTTCGCCTCGGTGAAGTCGGTCGCCGCCCCGGCGCAGCCGAGCAGATACACGGTCCGGCGGCCCGGCACGCGCAGCGGCACCGACACGCCGTTGATGAGCGCCTGCGACGTCCCGCAATTCACCACGAAGCCGTCGCGGGCGTAATCGGCCATGGCGCGGGCGATGTCCTCCAGCAGCCGGGGACCGCCCTCCTGCTCCGCCACCTTCAGCTCGGCCAGCAGCTTCGCCCGCTCCTTCTCCGTCAGGGCGGCGAGGTGCGCCCAGCCGATGGCGGAGCGCGACAGCGACACGGTGGAGCCCGCCGACAGGTTCAGCGTCAGCATGGTTTCCGCCTGCCAGCGCTGGAGCAGCAGCACGCCGTCCCGCTCGCGCAGGCCGAGGGAGGCCGCCCCGCCGAACCGCTCGGCGATGCGGCGCAGGTAGGGGTTCACCGCGTCGGCGAAGCCCAGGTTGCCGAGCGCCGCGAAGCCGAGCGCCAGGACCGCCGGACCGACCGACAGCTTCCGGCTGGCGGGGTCGGACAGCAGATAGCCGCATTCGATCAGCGTGTGGCTGAGCCGCCAGACGCTGGGCTGCGGCAGGCCGGTCATGGCGGCGATCTCCACCGTCGTCAGCTCCCGCCGGTTCAGCGAGAAGCAGCGCAGGATCTCCAGCCCGCGGGCGAGCGCCGTGACGAACTGCCGGTCCTTGGCGCCGTCCTCCTGCGCCTCGCCCTCTTTCGGTTCCCTGGCGGCGGCCTTCGGCATGCTCTCTCCCCGGCGGCGGTGGCTTCGCTGGCGCCGATGACTACTGCCCGAATTCACTATTTGCAATGCAAACATCGTTCGTCCGTCCGACGGCTTATCCAACGGAGTTCCGGCCATGGTTTCTCGTCGTCTCTTCCTCGGCGGAGCAGCCGCCGCCCTCGCCACCCCTCTTGCCGCGGCCAGGGGCGAAGCGCCGCGACGGCTGCGCATCGGGACGCTGCGCCCCATCTCCTCCGCCCCGCTGTTCCTGGCGCACGACCTCGGCTATTTCGCGGAGGCCGGGTTCGAGCCGGAACTGGTCTTCTTCGACGCCGCCCAGCCCATCGCGGTCGCGGCGGCGGGGGGTGACATCGACATCGGCTGCTGCGCCTTCACCGGCGGGCT from Azospirillum sp. TSH58 carries:
- a CDS encoding ABC transporter permease, translating into MTAPRPLSLAGLVLPALAVNLLAFLWPMLTLAGYAFREGAAGGVVGDGWTLASWGKVLGDGWYAAVALRTAGLAAGVAALCLLASYPLALFIHRSPPPWRNRLVVVCVAPLLLSAVVRTYGWILILGDRGFLPGLLRPLGIEPPPLVFNTTGVVIGLVEILMPYMILSLLAGFGRVLPEYEEAAASLGAPPLAVFRHVVLPLSAPGALLGLLLTFVLTVGSFVTPKLLGGGRVPLVATEIQDQAAVTLDWPVAAVLSLLTLLLFGALVAAYGAVARRIEEAAR
- a CDS encoding hydantoinase B/oxoprolinase family protein, which encodes MPDSASPTHIAPDPIAPDPIAMEVFSNRLLSIVEEMGHTLIRSSFSTNIKERKDCSVAMFDAAGRLIAQASHVPLHLGSLAGGVRAVLARYPLEAMRPGDAFIGNDAYLAGGTHAPDIGIVTPVFVEGRVRFLAANCGHHSDVGGSVPGSTSHTARSVFEEGIRLPVLRIRRGGEIDTDLLEMIAHNTRDFEERVLDLKVQIATNDRGAALMTELAGRMGMAAVERAIDDLLAYTARRLRRRIAETGDNQGSFTTWLDDDGYGGDPVPVRATVTIRGERLTVDFTGSGPEARGSFNMPRNALEASVYYAVKAMLDPELMPNQGMVEAIGITAPEGTITNPRFPAAVGSRANTAQRVAGAVVGAFCRFLPPERRVASGNDVMSTIVFSGPARRGGHRFVYIETVGGGAGAQPDADGTDGTHVHVTNTSNLPAEALEREYPLLVEEYALVPDSGGAGEFRGGMGIARQIRSLDDRVVCHARLDGARRGPAGLEGGRPGGLSRVVLDHGRLEETAAPPKIVNHPLAAGRSLRIETPGAGGYGPPERRRTERVARDLADGRITPAAALADYGHAESTSTGGFRS
- a CDS encoding ABC transporter permease, giving the protein MTGAVTGAVTGSILRVLHGLLVAALAAFLLAPVLLVFPMSLSADADLSWPPSGWSLRWYAALLADDAMIAALGNSLLLAAAVTALALLIAFPAALALARGRLAALAVLLTLPLLLPSIVLGLALLVLFVRLGLVGSWPGMAVAHLLITLPYALRVLETALRALPPGVEEAAASLGARPAAVALRITLPLVAPGLAAAAILVFLVSFDEVVVSLFVAGPRLTTLPVALYRHVESRSDPLVAAVAALLVLGTLALVIALERLVGLRRALGEKAEGGKAEGDKAEGGGP
- a CDS encoding IclR family transcriptional regulator — translated: MPKAAAREPKEGEAQEDGAKDRQFVTALARGLEILRCFSLNRRELTTVEIAAMTGLPQPSVWRLSHTLIECGYLLSDPASRKLSVGPAVLALGFAALGNLGFADAVNPYLRRIAERFGGAASLGLRERDGVLLLQRWQAETMLTLNLSAGSTVSLSRSAIGWAHLAALTEKERAKLLAELKVAEQEGGPRLLEDIARAMADYARDGFVVNCGTSQALINGVSVPLRVPGRRTVYLLGCAGAATDFTEAKIRAEVGPMLRDMAAELSVLIGDITAASGDVPGARRPAGRRK
- a CDS encoding ABC transporter ATP-binding protein yields the protein MSAPQTLVPLALDRLAKRYGAAAPALEALSLDVAGGELLGLIGPSGCGKTTALRLIAGLTPASGGRVLVGGRDITALPAHARGIGLVFQNYALFPHMTVADNVAFGLRMRGLPAAERRARTAEALAMVRLSHLGGRKPRALSGGQQQRVALARALAIRPTLLLLDEPLSNLDAGLRAELLAEIRALQRRLGITALFVTHDQGEALAVCDRIAVLRDGRLEQVGTPREVHDRPASGFVAGFVGRTNRIPAERLAGGALRVGGTLLPVASDGPAGPVALFVRPHRIRVGAAGCAGGLPAVLRGTAFLGDRIALSLEVGGVPVTVDWPVEAAPPAPGAALAPALAPGETVALSWDPADMAVFAATGPADAPP
- a CDS encoding extracellular solute-binding protein, encoding MTITRRAVTRGLAGLALAAPFVRSAAAQERTVTLASFSGVFQENYRAAVVEPFKAAHPGIAVEYVGLRNSAETLGTLRAQRNAPQTDVVLLDMISAKAASAEGLFEPIPRDSLPSLADLDPGAFLPGVAGPAASADHLVLLHAPDRVSPAPTSWRDLWREENRRRIAFAGVPDLAGVALVLIANRLAGQDDYRQGVEKGIALVGDLAPNVLSFDPKPDAYAFIVNGTAALGLGWNGRAQLYARQSPGRIASLVPAEGSVAIKHSINLVQGAPQREAARLFIDYALGAQAQGAVADRLFLSPMNRRAVVAEATRDRIVRPEQTADWLPVDWLELGPLRERIHEAWRRGVIARG